The proteins below come from a single Gordonia pseudamarae genomic window:
- a CDS encoding PaaI family thioesterase encodes MDDGALERVRKLNGSRDNFGRYIGIEYCEVTPDRVRAVVNLTSNHMQVFGRVHGGVYTSVAEEVASCAGMKWLGAKGTVVGVNNNTDLLRASRSGTLHATCTPVHRGRSQQLWRVDIIDDEGKQVAVSQVRLANVDPSRQ; translated from the coding sequence ATGGATGACGGTGCGCTGGAACGGGTGCGGAAACTGAACGGCAGCAGGGACAACTTCGGCCGATACATCGGTATCGAGTACTGCGAGGTCACTCCTGACCGGGTACGCGCGGTGGTGAATCTGACGAGTAACCACATGCAGGTGTTCGGCAGGGTGCACGGTGGCGTGTATACGTCGGTCGCGGAAGAGGTTGCCTCGTGTGCCGGTATGAAGTGGCTTGGCGCCAAAGGCACTGTGGTGGGAGTCAATAACAACACAGATCTGCTTCGCGCGAGTCGGAGTGGAACATTGCATGCCACCTGTACTCCTGTGCATCGAGGTCGGTCGCAACAACTGTGGCGGGTCGATATCATTGATGATGAGGGCAAACAGGTGGCAGTCAGCCAGGTGCGTCTGGCGAACGTCGATCCGAGTCGGCAGTGA